The Mercenaria mercenaria strain notata chromosome 6, MADL_Memer_1, whole genome shotgun sequence genome contains the following window.
ctgctggcagtagtagcagttaactgctattactgctgctactgctgtactgccaacttcacgtaaaaaatggctgccattcCGCATTTTTTTAATTGTTCAGTGGTGTCATCGTGTTTAGACAGTTTTTGAAAGTTCTTCTACAACAATGAATTGCTAAAAGGATATGTCAATAAAACTCAAGTTTGAACAATGTTATATGCATAATAAGGATGTTTTAACTTGTTGCCCAGTCGAGACTCTTTAGTCAATGAATTAATCAAACATATACTTTACAGCGCTAATCTTTGGAACATAGATTTTTTTAGactttcatatattttgaaagtatAATCAGATATGTCATTAGTTTTTTTACACCATAAAAGCatctactacttctactactaccactattgctgctgctactgctactgatgCTACaatcactactactactactactactgctgctgctgctgctgctgctactgctaccgctactgctactgctactgctactgctactgctactactaccaccaacatcactactactactactactactactaccactggtGCTGCTGCTGCTACCACCAacatcactactactactactgctactgttactgctactactactgctactgctacttgtACTACAACTTGTACTACTACAACTACCACTATCACTACCACTACCATTACTACTATcacaacaacaactactactaccaccactacCTCTACCATTACCACAAcaactacttctactactacttcttcttctacttctACTACAACCACGACTACAACTACTACTATcacaactactactactaataccaccaccaccaccaccacaacaacaacaactactactgctactactactactactactactactactactaatactaaTACCATTACCACTACcacaacaactactactactactattaccaCTTCTACTACcacaacaactactactactactactactactactactactactactactactaccactgctactactaccactactacttctacttctactgctactgctactaccacTTCTCCTACTACAACTacttttactactactactactattactacggATACTACTTCTACTTCCATTACTACTACGACTTtaactactactgctactactactactactactactacttccaCCACTACTTCCAGTACTAATTCTACTattactactaccactactacttctactgctactactaccactactactccaactactactactactactactactaccaccacaACTACttctaatactactactactactactacttctactaatCCTACtattactgctgctactactactactgctactactacctctaccactaccactaccactaccactaccactacaactactactactattacttcTAAAACTACTACTAATTCTACTTCTTcttatactactactactactactactactactactaccactaccactactactactatcaCTTTTAAAACTACTACTAATTCTACTTCTTCTTATACCACTACCACTACCTCTACCTCTACCTCTAcatctactactactacaactacttcCAGTACTAATTCTACTaccacttctactactactactactactactactactacttctaccactaccactaccactaccaccactaccactaccaccactacCGCTAcggctactactactactactaccaccatTACTTACAGTCCTAattctactactacttctactactacctCTACCATTACTACTACCACTACCGCCACCACCacaaccactaccactaccactattACTACACTACCACTACCACAACGcgtactaccactaccactaccaccaccaccaccaccacttccaCTACCACTATTACTACCACTACTACTGCTACAACTACTTCCAGTACTAattctactactacttctactgctaccCTTACCACTACCatcactaccactaccactaccactactactactacttctactacttctACCACTACTCTTCTACTaccactacttctactactaaTAATTGAGCGGATACTGTGTGACCTCATAATCTTTTACAGGAGGCATAATCAGTGCTGTAAAACAGATAATAGCTCCAAAGGTATTTgaaaatttcagataaaaaacaaatgagccgtgccatgagaaaatcaacatagtgggtttgcgaccagcatggatccagaccagcctgcgcatccgcgcagtctggtcaggctccatgctgttcgcttttaaagcctattggaattggagaaactgttagcgaacagcatggagcctgaccagactgcgcggatgcgcaggctggtctggatccatgctggtcgcaaagccactatattgattttctcatggcacggctcaaatgttgatCAGAGTAGTGTGCTATCTCGACAATGCAGCTCGGCATTGGAATAGAAGACATAAGCCGATCTGAATTGCAGCTCGGCATTAGAAAAGAACACGCATGTCGAGCTGAATAGTGTGATATCTCAAACTTGCAGCTTGGCATTGGAATAGAAGACGTAAGTAAATAGCCTGCTTTTTCGACATTGCAGGTCGGTATTTGAAGAGAAGACGCATGTCGAGCTGAATAGCCTGCTTTTTCGACATTGCAGGTCGGTATTTGGAGAGAAGACGCATGTCGAGCTGAATAGTGTGATATATCGAAATTGCAGCTTGGTATTCGAAAAGAAGACGCATGTCGATCTGAATAGCCTGCTTTTTCGACATTGCAGGTCGGTATTTGAAGAAAAGACGCATGTTGATCTGAATAGGGCTAGCCTGCTTTTTCGACATTGCAGGTCGGTATTTGGAGAGAAGACGCATGTCGAGCTGAATAGCCTGCTTTTTCGAAATTGCAGCTCGGCATTAGAAGAGAACACGCATGTCGAGCTGAATAGTGTGATATATCGAAATTGCAGCTTGGTATTCGAAAAGAAGACGCATGTCGATCTGAATAGCCTGCTTTTTCGACATTGCAGGTCGGTATTTGAAGAAAAGACGCATGTTGATCTGAATAGGGCTAGCCTGCTTTTTCGACATTTCAGTTCGGTATTTGAAGAGAAGACGCATGTCGAGCTGAATAGCCTGCTTTTTCGACATTGCAGGTCGGTATTTGGAGAGAAGATGCATGTCGAGCTGATTATCTGTTGCGTCTTTTACGGATTCTGCAGCACTTCTTTAGAATAATGATAAACTTCAAATGACAGCTGCAACACTTATTTCAAACAAAGGTCATGACACACCATATGCTGAGTTCTTTCACTTAATAATAATGACTGCTATAGCAAGAAATAACCTCACTTTCCACACTCTTTAAAAACAATTATCATAAAACTTGGTAGCCATGCGGCGGCCATCTTTAAGTTTGGcagccatattgattttgaggttttgGTCTCGATAAAAAATTAAAGGTAAGGTATCAAACTATAATCATGCAAAGTGGTTTGCGTGTAGAATTATCTGAACGATTCAGCCAATTTGGAGCTCCATGCACTCTAagagttttaaaattttcaaaaaaaagctattctaatgtttaaaataatgaatACTCAGACCCCTTCttacttaaaaaaaatcattttatcatcaGACAATACTACTTTCTTGCATTCGTCTTCTGTTTTACATCCCTACATAGAATACTGAAACTGTTCGTAAATCATTAATTTATTCGGGATCATGTATCTTCCTCATCACTTTAAACTTGTTACGTCTGTTTTCCTACTTAAGGAGTAACCACACATCTATGTAAGTGTTTTTGTCGAATACCATATCTCAACTTAATAGGTCTGTCTTGTAGCTCTCGGATTTTTCAGTacgttatttttttcatttttaattgcttgtatattgtttaaattaCAATGTATCTTGCTGTTTTTAGGGTCTCATGGAAAAACAGAAGTGTTGTTCAAATAAGTTATCTCGTAAAACCAGAGCTTCATTATCATTATAACTACatgcattattattatcataattattttattattattatcatcatcatcatcatcatcatcatggtgTAGGTTGTCAATCTCAGACTTTTGAAAATATTCGTATTGGGAATGGAATATAAGTGGTAGAATAAcgacattttaaatgttattctgtatttcataaaattatgacCGGATAACGAACCCAAGGAGGTAAAAGCGAaaaatgaaattcatgaaactttgtttaCTGTCTGCAGTTACAAATTTAGTCAttctttcaaataaaacaaagacCGTTTTGTGAATTAAAATGGATTGGTTTTTGCCTTTGATCGATATTAAGCATGTCCAGGTCACAAGAC
Protein-coding sequences here:
- the LOC123550568 gene encoding uncharacterized protein LOC123550568, whose protein sequence is MKNDDCGDDIEDENNDDDSLSYCESSGRSSRSSSSSGSGSGSDGSGKGSSRSSSRISTGSSCSSSSGSNSGSGSGGGGGGSGSGSTRCGSGSVVIVVVVVVVVVAVVVVVMVEVVVEVVVELGLRSRRRSSSRSSCCGNGRGSGGSSSCCCDSSNGSGSDSGSCSSTSCSTKELSKTV